The window ATTCACCCAACTTCCACAAATTCATTCAAATAATAATGAAGTTGTAGTGATACACAGTTTAAAATTCAACCACCTTGGCCCAAAATTATGGCAACCATTTCTGGCACCTAAACAGAAACATGAAGccattacaaaaataaacattttctcACACCCTTGGTTTTTTTCCGATGAAACAGAATTTGTAATGGTTCTTAgctccaaataaataaatgaatatgcTTCTCTAGCCCCATTTCTTGGTTTCTGTAGTTGGCTGAATACTAATGTATTGTCCAAACTGTTCAATACAAGCTTAAGGAAAGTAACTCACCTTTTTAAGATTGGTCTTTTGTCGTTTTGCCTGAGAGCTTATGGAAGCTGATAGCGTATGATCCAGTTGGTTAGACTGATTGCCAATCTGTCCCAAACCAGGGAAAAGGCGCCTGTCCCTGGCAGCTGAATACTCAATAGCAACAACGGCCGCATGACGCAAAGGATGCCAATAAGAACTTGCATGTGATTGATGTTCAGCCCATCGCCAAGGATATAAACAAGAAACACCAgtatatgattgtttgggttcATCAGGTGGACCTTTTGAAAGCAGAGTTTCATGGCTCACTACTCCATTGACAACACCTTGGGAAGTAGCAATGTCTGGCTGTTCAAGGCAACTGGCTTCCACACTAGTCTTGTCCATGGGGGTGTGCCAAGAGCAGATTTCATCACATGCACTCACAATTATCTGTTTAACTGATGGATCCACTATCACTGCAGCATTTACTACCTGCAGGGTGAGCAGAAGAGGCAGGATCAGACAGAAACCCCAAACATAGATGCAGGTTAAGCCAGAGCAATGGTATATGGAATTCCTTTACAGAATGACATACTTATGAACTTGTCCCTTCGTAAGGGAAATAGAATGCCTTTCACACTTCAGTTTATTTCAAAACCCCACCCAGCCCATCATCCAGTGAAGGAATTTCCTTGCAACAACATTTTCTAGTAAATGAAGGATGCCATTTAAACAAGGTTCTATGAGCTTTCTTTTGATTCTCTAAATTTATGACAAGTATTCGGTACAAGTACCATACTAGTTTCTTCTGTGGGCTCACATAGGGACACCAAAATCTCCTTGCCAAACAACCAAAGAATTAGCCAACGCACACATTTTAATGTTCAAAGGGAAAGATAAACATCAACACATagtgaattgaaattttgaagatgaaaaaGTTTCAACTGCAAGTGCACCCAAATGCAAAGGCATTCTAAGCTCAGACTCTACCAACTAGTCTGACAGATGTTTTAAAAAAGGTACAGATTAAATGGAAACTCATAGCAAGCATATGAGCATGCTCCCTTTATagcaaattattttcatttacaaACTTTTGTGCTGTTTGCTTGAGAGGAAACAATGACAACAATCTTGTTTGCCTATCTACCACATGGTTAGCTGTAAAACTCTCTCCCAATTTCCACAGTTGAGAAAATCTTGGTTTAGTAGAATCATACATCGGTTGTTCCACCATTGTGGCATGGTTTGGTTCCAAATTGCATTTATGGTTTTTGCATTTAGGGAACCAACAAAAAACAGTTACCTGACCATCATCTGATTTTGCCAACTTAACAGCAGATTTCATGAAGCTGAAAACTGATTGTGAATCCTCTTCACTAAATCCAGTAATGCCCTCAATATTGCTGTAATCAGAACAACACCAACCACAGAATATGTTAAGATTGTTGAAAACATACCATTGCTTCTTAAGATGTTCTGGGCAATATGGAAAGAACATATATCCTTGTTAGCCCATACAAGAAGGTGAAACTGGAAAACAATTGGAACAAGTGCATCCAATAATATGTTGGACCAGTGTCATCCAATGCCATAATTCCTAAataagtttaaaagaaaatgcacaAGTGGTTGTGCAGAAGCTTCCTTAAGTTCTACAAACTGGTTTTCCTACCCAAGGGCCCATAGTTCAAAGTCATCTACAATATCTTCCACAAATAAACTCAACTTCAAAGAGAGCAACATCCAAACAGGagtcaaaagcaaaaaaaaaaaaaaaacaccagaAACCAACATTCTCTTGTAGTTTGATTTGACATTTTCCATTACCAAAATTGTTGCTCTCCACCattccaaaaaggaaaagaaaatttttctagAAAGATTTTTTTGCCTCTTCATCATTCTCATTCCATGGATAATAAAGCTCGCATTATTTACAATTAAAGTGAAGACAAGTCACATGGATCTCAGTTGTAAATCTGTGGTAAGAAAACATGAAGAAAGCAAACAAACAGAAAGCAACCTAATATTTAGAAAGAGGAATCAGAGCTTACTAGGTTGGTGGATGATATGATGTTGGCCATAGCTTGCATTGTTCTTCCCACTCTTCTTTCGATAATGCAGCATATTTGCAAACCTAAAAGTAAAGGATTGACATGTAGAAAATCATGAGTATCTTCACAGGACCCAAAGCCAGTCTTATAAGGTTAGAAGGACATAAGTAGAAGACAACAATAAAACATCATATTACAAGAAATATTGTCAAGAAGCATTGCTAGCGCATGATCAACTTTTTCtactctatttttaaaaatgtaggAAATTTGAGCAAGTTAAAAGCAGAAATTAATCCTTAAGCCTAAAAGAGAAAGAATTGaaccaaaatattaaaacatgataatagttttatatatttaatagaaaCAGAATCAAAACTGACATTCATGAAAGGCTATCATATGATGAGGGACtgatgcaaaaattttaaaggtgCAACCAGTTGAGCAGGCATTGCCTGGGGCAGTTACATGAGAGAGAACTAGAAACAGTTTTTTTCTCATGTGTTAAGCAAGAAGACAAAACCTAAgggcaacaaaataaaaaacgacTCTAACTAGATTTACAATGATTAAGgacaaaaacaacaaacaaacaaacaacaacaacaactgaATTTACATGCTAATTCTCTGTTTTTTATCATCCCCCACCCCGAGGGGAAAAAATCCTCTAGCCTGTCATAGTTGCTAACCAATTTGCAAGTTATGTTCTTCATGGCTTCATTATTTAACTGTTATGTtgataattaattacttaaaaagAGCATTATTATTAATAACTATAGAAAATTACAAGGCAAAAGGATAACCCACTTTTGTAATGAAAGCACTCAACTGGTAGGAATTGATTAGCTCGAGTACATCATTTGGTATGCCGTCCAgtggattttcattttcagaAGCTAAACATAAGATTATGGCTAACTGTGTTTTTCCTGCCAAATAATCCAATCATCACATCATTTTTATGAGAACTAACATGATATAAAATGCAGACAAAGAATTGGAACAAAAGGACTAACTTAATTCTTTTCCAAAGAAGACATAGTGcccagaaaaaaagaaaaaattagagagCAAATAACACATAATCCTGCCACAGGTTGAGACAACCGAAAGGCTTCATGTTCTATTTCATGGCATTTATATTGCTataccatttttaatatatttgttaacttcaaattaaaaattataaaaagaaggTAGTAATCAGGATCTTCAAAAAcaacatatattatatttgcTAAACAGCGGACAAGAATgacttcaaattttgaaagcaCATAATCCCTACCTTCACATTCTTCACTCCCGCAAGGCCCCAAAAACCTCAGTTGCCTTCAAGTTTCTTTTAAACTCCACTAAATTTCAACGAGGCCTTACAACTTTTAACAGCTTGGGTTCAGCTATAGACAGGGCCCCTATCATGTATTAAATCATATGCCATGACATTCACCACATAaagttgagagagagagagagagagagagagagtgaatgCACCAAAATCTCAACCCTCTGTTAGATTTTCAAATGCTAGAATTCTTAATCATTCGAGAAGCACCAACAAGCTAATCCAGAATTCACTTGCatctcataaaataattttgcttAGCCATGGATCATAAAGTTGAAGGAAGCCTATGAGCACCATGCCTATATCTTCTGTTTCTAGAAACCTGTTGACTAGAACATGCCAAAAAGGTATTTATACAATACCAAGTTTACCAACTAATT is drawn from Vitis riparia cultivar Riparia Gloire de Montpellier isolate 1030 chromosome 18, EGFV_Vit.rip_1.0, whole genome shotgun sequence and contains these coding sequences:
- the LOC117907863 gene encoding tRNA-specific adenosine deaminase TAD3, giving the protein MMERAKWEIIHMPEKPPVSPTNQPTVDVLASVIDPKLANTLVRRLNQIAPLENFRHVKRIQKKHMQGGKTQLAIILCLASENENPLDGIPNDVLELINSYQLSAFITKVCKYAALSKEEWEEQCKLWPTSYHPPTYNIEGITGFSEEDSQSVFSFMKSAVKLAKSDDGQVVNAAVIVDPSVKQIIVSACDEICSWHTPMDKTSVEASCLEQPDIATSQGVVNGVVSHETLLSKGPPDEPKQSYTGVSCLYPWRWAEHQSHASSYWHPLRHAAVVAIEYSAARDRRLFPGLGQIGNQSNQLDHTLSASISSQAKRQKTNLKKVEDVEKLDAHCNGFHSDAARPYLCTGYDIYLVWEPCAMCAMALVHQRIRRIFYAFPNPNAGALGSVHRLQGEKSLNHHYAVFRVSLPEEILDGGVKL